From one Candidatus Aegiribacteria sp. genomic stretch:
- the dnaA gene encoding chromosomal replication initiator protein DnaA, with protein MGNFNPAELWIQCLNEAENSLEPTEFEAWLKKSSFEDLNGSLLVIRFPNSFVAGHAKSRFGGFLEELIRDISGRKDLALQFIGDPAKPGPSSSTSLSARSASSQSDTAFLRSNYTFDHFVVGPNNQLAHAGALAVSRGSNAASYNPLFIYGGVGLGKTHLIQAIAHSLRQEGKGRTFNYLSTELMVDRYIKSVLQKDFSKFRKLFHNIDYLLMDDIQFLKGKEQTQEEFFHRFNELHQNGKQIVLTSDRPPHELQDVHERLISRFQWGLVADIKPPEYETRLAILQLLFRDEKFSVSHDVLDFIASSIRKNVRQLAGVVHRLAAISRLTQCEINMDIAQREIRSSLGSITRRLTAGNITSAVAEIFNVSPGQLKGKQRKRSVLVPRQVAMSLIRELTSMSLKEIGSFFSGRDHSTVLNSIDRINELKKHDPELERTIAELRRKLTSI; from the coding sequence ATGGGCAATTTTAACCCCGCCGAGTTATGGATTCAATGTCTCAACGAAGCGGAGAATTCCCTCGAACCAACTGAATTTGAGGCCTGGCTGAAAAAATCAAGTTTCGAAGATCTTAATGGCAGTCTTCTCGTAATCCGTTTTCCAAATTCATTTGTAGCAGGTCATGCAAAATCCCGATTCGGCGGATTCCTTGAAGAACTCATTCGTGATATCTCAGGTAGAAAAGATCTTGCGCTGCAATTTATCGGTGATCCTGCTAAACCAGGTCCTTCATCTTCTACCTCTCTTTCCGCCAGAAGCGCTTCCAGCCAATCCGATACGGCTTTTCTACGTTCTAATTATACTTTCGATCACTTCGTTGTTGGTCCTAATAATCAGCTTGCTCATGCAGGAGCCCTTGCAGTTAGTCGCGGCAGTAATGCAGCCAGCTACAATCCTCTATTCATCTATGGTGGTGTCGGGCTTGGGAAAACACATCTTATTCAAGCAATAGCACATAGCCTTCGTCAGGAAGGAAAAGGTCGAACATTTAACTATCTGTCCACTGAACTGATGGTTGATCGTTATATCAAATCTGTTTTACAGAAGGACTTCTCTAAATTCAGGAAGCTGTTTCACAATATTGATTATCTACTGATGGATGACATTCAGTTTCTAAAGGGAAAGGAACAGACCCAGGAAGAGTTCTTCCATAGATTCAATGAACTTCATCAGAACGGCAAACAGATAGTACTTACTTCAGACAGACCGCCTCATGAGCTTCAGGATGTTCATGAACGGTTAATCAGTCGTTTTCAATGGGGACTTGTTGCAGATATTAAACCTCCTGAGTACGAAACACGATTGGCAATTCTTCAACTTCTTTTTCGAGATGAAAAATTTTCTGTTTCACATGATGTCCTTGATTTTATCGCTTCTTCAATTAGAAAGAATGTTCGTCAGCTTGCAGGTGTAGTACATAGACTCGCTGCAATTTCACGATTAACACAATGTGAAATAAACATGGATATCGCCCAGAGAGAGATCCGTTCTTCACTCGGTTCAATAACAAGAAGGCTTACTGCAGGAAATATAACCTCTGCAGTTGCAGAGATTTTCAATGTCTCTCCCGGTCAGTTGAAAGGAAAACAGAGAAAACGAAGTGTTCTTGTTCCAAGGCAGGTTGCCATGTCTCTTATTAGAGAACTCACTTCTATGTCACTTAAGGAAATAGGTTCTTTTTTCTCTGGCCGTGATCATTCAACCGTTCTTAATTCCATTGATAGAATAAATGAATTGAAAAAGCATGATCCCGAACTTGAAAGAACTATAGCCGAATTGAGAAGGAAACTCACCTCGATATGA